From the Selenomonas sp. oral taxon 920 genome, the window TTTTGCGATGAGCGCTGCGGCACCGCCGACTGCGGCAAAATAGGTAACACCGTTCTTCTTCATCGACTCCACAACGGCCGCCGAACGTGAGCCCTTGCCCACCATGCCCTTGATGCCCTGCTCAAGCATCGTCGGCGTGTAGGCATCCATGCGGCCGGAGGTCGTTGGCCCCGCCGAGCCGATCGGATCGCCCGGCTTCGCCGGTGTCGGTCCGAGGTAGTAGACGATCTGATCGTGCCAGTCAACCGGCAGCGGCTCGCCCTTCGCGAGAGCCTCCGTCATCGCCTTGTGTGCTGCATCGCGCGCGCTGATGATCGTGCCCGTGATGAGAACGCTGTCGCCCGCCTTGAGCTTACGCGACATTTCCTCCGTGAACGGAGTCGTAATACGGATACTTTCCGCCATGAGTATTCCTCCCTAATGATAATACACAGAAAAGGCTGTTACAGGACGCGATGCGCATGCCGGAGGGCATGGCAGCAGATCGTCACCGCAACGGGGAGGCCCGCGATGTGCGTCGCGCCCCATTCAATGTTCACGGCAAGTGCGGTTGTCGTGCCGCCAAGCTGCGGTCCGATGCCCGTCTTGTTGATCATCTCGAGGAGCTCACCCTCGAGTTTTGCATACTCGGGCATCGGATGACGCTGGTCGATCGGACGCGTAAGTGCCTTCTTCGAGAGGAGTGCCGCCTGATCCATCGTGCCGCCGATCCCGACACCGACCACCTCAGGCGGACACGGATTCGGGCCTGCGTGCTGGATGATCTCCATGACCGCCTTTTTCACACCCTCCACGCCGTCCGCAGGAACAAGCATCTTGACGCCGGACTTGTTTTCCGAACCGAAGCCCTTCGGCGCAATCGTGATGCTGAGCTTGTCGCCCGCAACGATCTTCGTGTAGATGACTCCCGGCGTGTTGTTCTGCGTGTTCTTGCGGTTAAAGAGCGGCTCCGCGACAACCGACTTGCGCAGATACCCCTCCGTATAGCCCTTGGCAATGCCCTCGTTGATGGCATCCTCAAGGAGACCGCCTGTGATATGGAGATCCTGCCCGACCTCCACGAACACAATCGTCATGCCCGTATCCTGGCAATACGGACGATCCTCTTCGCGCGCGATCTCGGCGTTGCGGATGATCTGATCCAAAACGACCTTTCCTACGGGTGACTCCTCCGTCTCTCGCCCCTTTTTGAGTCCCTCGTAGACATCATTCGGGAGATAGTACGCCGCTTCTTTGCACATCTCGGCGACGTTCTCCGTGATTGCTTGTGCGCTTAGCTCTCGCAAAGTAATCCCTCCTATAAATATAACTTATACACAGGTTAGTTAGACTATATCATATTTTTTTCTTGCTTTCAAGTCTTTCAAATTTGCCGTAAAGCCTTGAAAAAAGTGAATCTCATTCAAATTGGAAATGAGATTCACAAGCTGAAATAATATCGTTCTTTTGCGCTTTTATCTTATTGTTTTATATTTCAATCGAATCATTTACCTCTAAATAATTTATTGTTTATATTGTATTTGTTATTATATATATAAAATCCATATCTTATGATATGGATTTTATATGGTAAATTTTTTTGAAAATTTTTTATATAGAAAAACCCTTGAATTTGCGGGCTTTCGTACATTTTTTCACAATCAAATGCGAATGAGATTTACCTGGGGAGTCTCTCCTGCATTCAGATCCACAAGCATGAACGAACCACGCTGCTCATCACGCGGGCGGGCAATGCTGCCGGGGTTGAGTACAGTGACTTCTCCGTGCTCCTCAAGAGCAACGTGCGTATGCCCATATACGGCGATGTCCGCCCCCGCCTCACGCGCTGCCTCTTGCAGCATCGCCGTATCGAAGCGCACGTTGAAGAGATGACCGTGCGTCAAAAAGATACGATGCCCCGCGACTTCGACAACCGCTTCCTCATAGACCCCATCCACGAAGAGGTCGCAGTTGCCAAGCACACGCGCAACGCTCTTCTCCGACAGGATCTCCAGATCGTCCGCATCGGGTGCAAAGTCCCCCGCGTGCAGCCACATCTCTGCCTCCGCTGCACCAGGGACGGCAAGCATCTTTTCAAACATGCGCGTATCTCCGTGACTGTCACTGACAATTCCGATTCTCATAGCAAACTCCGATCTGTGCACGCAGCTTCATTTCACTTGAAAGAGAGTGCGCAGCTGCTCTTTCATATTGTTCAGCGCCGCGCCGCGATGGCTGATCGCATGCTTCTCCTCGCGGGTCAGCTCTGCCATCGTGCGTCCGTCCGCACAGTAGAAATACGGGTCATACCCAAAGCCCTCCGTCCCCCGCGCCTCGGGACGGATAAAGCCCGTACACACGCCCTCTGCGGCGAGCTCCTCCCCAGCCGTAAGTGCAAGAACGAGCGCGCAGTGATAGGCGGCAGCCGCATTCTCTGTACCGCGTGCCCGAATGTCCGCAATCAGCTTCGCATTGTTCGCCGCGTCATCACCGTGCACGCCCGCATAGCGTGCCGAGTAAACACCGGGAGCACCGCCCAGCACCTCCACAGAGAGCCCCGAGTCATCGGCAAGCGCAGCGAGCCCCGTCTGCTCCATGTAGTAACGCGCCTTAATCCGCGCGTTCTCCAAAAAGGTCGCGCCGTCCTCCACAGGCTCCTCGATCTCCCCCGCATCCGGCAAGATTTCACGGATGCGCGAGAGCGGCACGAGTCGTACGGGCAGTCCCTCGAACGCCCTCTCCATCTCGCGCACCTTTCCTGCGTTCGACGTGGCAATCAGTATGAGCTTTTCTTCCATGCTATCCCTCCCGCCCCGGCAGCCATGAAAGCACGGTGCCGAGCGCCGTCTTTTGATGGTCGATGAGCTCGCGTATCCCGTGTTCTCCAAGATCGAGCAGTACATTCATCTCCGTGCGCGAGAACGAACGGCCTTCGCCTGTTCCCTGCACTTCGACAAACGCTCCCGCACCCGTCATGACAAGATTCATATCCACCATCGCGGCAGAATCCTCCTCATAGCAAATGTCGAGGAGCGGCGTGTTCTCCGCACTCACGCCGACACTGACCGCCGCCACGTAGTCACGCACGGGAAAGACCCCGTGCTTCGTGTAAAATGTTGCACACGCCTCCACAAGTGCGACAAAGGCACCCGTGATCGACGCCGTGCGCGTCCCCCCATCCGCCTGCAGGACATCGCAGTCAATGTGGATCGTGCGCTCACCGAGTGCCTGTGTATCTACCACTGCGCGCAGAGCACGCCCGATGAGCCGTTGAATCTCCTGCGTCCGCCCCGTCTGATGTCCGCGCATCGCCTCGCGCGCCGTACGCTCCGTGCCCGCACCGGGAAGCATGGAATACTCCGCCGTCACCCAGCCCGTCCCCGTGCCTTTCAGAAAGAACGGCACACGCTCCTCGACCGTCGCCGCACACAGGACGCGCGTATGTCCCATCTCAATGAGGGCGGAGCCTGCAGGATAGCGCTGATAGCCGCGCTCGATCCGCACGGGGCGCAGCTGGTCGGCACGCCTCAGATCTCTTCTTGGCATGAAAGTTTTTCTCCTTTATGAGAGTCGTTCAAAAAAGCGGGAAGAAGTCACTTCCCGCTCCTATTTTACGCCGTGTGGGTCTCCTGATACTGCCGATAGTTCTTGATGATGCAGATGGGTGTCTTCTGCGAGGCATTGCCGAACGGATTGTCAAGCAGCAGCTGCGCTGCGAGTTCCCCGTTCACCCCGTCCGACACCCCGACTACGCGTGAACGCCTCAAATCGTTCACGTCCGCAATCATTCCGCCGAACGCCCCCACGCGGTCACGAATCCGTGCAGCAACCCGTTCCGGCTCCGCAGGACCATAGACGATGCACTTATCGAATGGCGGCATCGTGCCCGTCACGTCATCGATGAGAGCCGCCTCCTTGCCGCCCCACTGGTAGAAGAGCCCGCTCTTGCCGACGAGCTTGCCGAGGAATCCCGCAAAGAGCGCAAAGAGGACGCGCCACTTCCCCTCCACATCCATCAGTGCCTGCATTCCATGCGGACTCGCAAGACTGCCGTAGTCGGGGATGAAGCGGCACGCAAAGCATGCGGCACCCGAGATCTTCAGCTCCTCGGGGCGCGCGATGCGCCCCTGCGTCACGGCGACCACACTCTCTGCACAGCAGACAAGGTCATCCGCCGTCACCTGTGCCCCCGCATAGTACTCGATGGCATCCACGATGTCATCTGCATCGGTCAGAATCCGCGTCGGAACGGGGAGAATATTCAGCTCAGCCATTCTTCCTGCCCCCTTCCTGCACAAGTGCAACCCCAGCAAGCGCGCCGATCTCTGCTGCGGTCACCTGCAGCATAATCTTGGAGTAATGCGCCGGCAGACGCCCCGTCTCCTGATAGATGAGATCCATGCGGAAGTCCGGCAGATGTGCAATCGCCTCTTCGAGTGTATTTCCCTTGCGTCCCTCAATGGAGAGTTTAAGGACGAGGTCGATGCGCTCACGTTTCTGGATCAGCACCGCCTCGAAATAATCGTCCTCACGTACTGTGCCTGCAAGTTCCACCTTGCCGCGCACCAGTGCGCCGTCGTACTGCTCGTAGGGCAGCTGCACGCGCAGAATCGCGTCCATGATCGTCGCGCACTGCTTGCCCTCGTTTGCAAACGGAATCGTCGCACCGATCACAAGGCGCTCCGCCGTGCGCTCGACGACAGAATACGCTGTCATCTCATCGACTTTCGGTACGACCTTCTCTATACCGAGATAGGCAAAGAGCGCACGCCGCCCGATTTCTTCGACCAACAGCACCGCAATCAGAACGTGCAGCCACCAATTAAATTCAGATCCCAATGTCCCGTCCCTC encodes:
- the rdgB gene encoding RdgB/HAM1 family non-canonical purine NTP pyrophosphatase, with protein sequence MEEKLILIATSNAGKVREMERAFEGLPVRLVPLSRIREILPDAGEIEEPVEDGATFLENARIKARYYMEQTGLAALADDSGLSVEVLGGAPGVYSARYAGVHGDDAANNAKLIADIRARGTENAAAAYHCALVLALTAGEELAAEGVCTGFIRPEARGTEGFGYDPYFYCADGRTMAELTREEKHAISHRGAALNNMKEQLRTLFQVK
- the rph gene encoding ribonuclease PH encodes the protein MPRRDLRRADQLRPVRIERGYQRYPAGSALIEMGHTRVLCAATVEERVPFFLKGTGTGWVTAEYSMLPGAGTERTAREAMRGHQTGRTQEIQRLIGRALRAVVDTQALGERTIHIDCDVLQADGGTRTASITGAFVALVEACATFYTKHGVFPVRDYVAAVSVGVSAENTPLLDICYEEDSAAMVDMNLVMTGAGAFVEVQGTGEGRSFSRTEMNVLLDLGEHGIRELIDHQKTALGTVLSWLPGREG
- a CDS encoding metallophosphoesterase — encoded protein: MRIGIVSDSHGDTRMFEKMLAVPGAAEAEMWLHAGDFAPDADDLEILSEKSVARVLGNCDLFVDGVYEEAVVEVAGHRIFLTHGHLFNVRFDTAMLQEAAREAGADIAVYGHTHVALEEHGEVTVLNPGSIARPRDEQRGSFMLVDLNAGETPQVNLIRI
- a CDS encoding Fe-S-containing hydro-lyase, encoding MAESIRITTPFTEEMSRKLKAGDSVLITGTIISARDAAHKAMTEALAKGEPLPVDWHDQIVYYLGPTPAKPGDPIGSAGPTTSGRMDAYTPTMLEQGIKGMVGKGSRSAAVVESMKKNGVTYFAAVGGAAALIAKSVKKYEVVGYPELGPEAVAKLTVEDFPCIVVIDSEGNNFYEMGQKPYRKL
- a CDS encoding fumarate hydratase, whose amino-acid sequence is MRELSAQAITENVAEMCKEAAYYLPNDVYEGLKKGRETEESPVGKVVLDQIIRNAEIAREEDRPYCQDTGMTIVFVEVGQDLHITGGLLEDAINEGIAKGYTEGYLRKSVVAEPLFNRKNTQNNTPGVIYTKIVAGDKLSITIAPKGFGSENKSGVKMLVPADGVEGVKKAVMEIIQHAGPNPCPPEVVGVGIGGTMDQAALLSKKALTRPIDQRHPMPEYAKLEGELLEMINKTGIGPQLGGTTTALAVNIEWGATHIAGLPVAVTICCHALRHAHRVL
- a CDS encoding F420-0:Gamma-glutamyl ligase yields the protein MAELNILPVPTRILTDADDIVDAIEYYAGAQVTADDLVCCAESVVAVTQGRIARPEELKISGAACFACRFIPDYGSLASPHGMQALMDVEGKWRVLFALFAGFLGKLVGKSGLFYQWGGKEAALIDDVTGTMPPFDKCIVYGPAEPERVAARIRDRVGAFGGMIADVNDLRRSRVVGVSDGVNGELAAQLLLDNPFGNASQKTPICIIKNYRQYQETHTA